A part of Oncorhynchus clarkii lewisi isolate Uvic-CL-2024 chromosome 17, UVic_Ocla_1.0, whole genome shotgun sequence genomic DNA contains:
- the LOC139369605 gene encoding small integral membrane protein 28, producing the protein MRTLLDSSWIKFGPAGRGSMDWVTGSPSPPMVERQLQGYNWNDLNLNQEGRSELLLYVVLPIISLLMLGLLVLLAYWRCSSPKLSLAQIITLDLQDPESSDEFLSSLTGHGERRTSTSSDMSDSVFVMVYLPPPYEETLTKITRAASLTSRKESMKIEDLEARLCPEIKSSGRYV; encoded by the exons ATGAGAACACTACTGGACAGTAGCTGGATAAAGTTTGGGCCAGCTGGCAGAGGGTCCATGGATTGGGTGACTGGGTCACCTTCTCCCCCCATGGTGGAGAGACAGTTACAG GGCTACAACTGGAATGATCTGAACCTCAACCAGGAAGGGAGGTCAGAGCTGCTCCTCTACGTGGTCCTCCCCATCATCTCCCTCCTCATGCTGGGCCTCCTGGTACTCCTGGCCTACTGGAGGTGCTCCTCTCCAAAGCTCAGCCTGGCCCAAATCATCACCCTGGACCTCCAAGACCCCGAGAGCAGTGATGAGTTCCTCTCCTCGCTCACCGGCCACGGCGAACGCCGCACCAGCACCAGCTCTGACATGTCGGACAGTGTGTTCGTCATGGTCTACCTGCCGCCGCCCTACGAGGAGACGCTGACCAAGATCACACGTGCCGCCAGTCTGACCAGCCGGAAAGAGTCCATGAAGATAGAGGACCTGGAGGCCCGCCTGTGTCCGGAGATCAAGTCCAGTGGACGCTACGTGTGA